Proteins encoded by one window of Chrysemys picta bellii isolate R12L10 chromosome 10, ASM1138683v2, whole genome shotgun sequence:
- the LOC101951307 gene encoding kinesin-like protein KIF19 isoform X15 translates to MGWGQRRCPALTVALRIRPINEAELEENAAIIAHRVGDQMVVLMDPSEDPDDILRANRSREKTFIFDMVFDHKATQEEVYVSTTKNLVEGIISGYNATVFAYGPTGAGKTYTMLGTDCDPGIYIRTLNDLFKAIEATSDNMDYTVSMSYLEIYNEVIRDLLNPSSGFLDLREDARGSIQIAGITEVSTTNAQEIKQLLTKGNIERTQEPTVANKTSSRSHAVLRVTVKQKSRVKNINEDVHVGRLFMVDLAGSERAVQTQNRGKRMKEGAHINRSLLALGNCISALSEKGGSRAQYVNFRDSKLTRLLKDSLGGNSRTVMIAHISPASIYFEESRTTLIYAYRAKNIKTRVKRNLLNVSYHIAQYTSIISDLRREIEGLKAKIENQEKEKSAIRSDVRDVQVEAHQDSEAYSRQEMNKLREQLIGAFKEQMEMRRSLMELEHTNIELHIDTSRHLLTIADWEREKTQHARKCYNKLVNGKEDENMEEADRELEGAGSPELHEVTVAREEINMLLAELRKTATLKSELERRLANAKKKASQMEKLLPKQITSVDQREVLRLLCKAHELEVGNTELQANASYKENLLCQKDFVIQRQQQHGLLCEEIIQQQQMLIKGHDIPVPETLGTLYQLHCRELEEGTLTRLLLLHSVMSSTLRGGSALNIAQQLDLNKEEARKGLSGNRKGLPSGAKFELPSIVLESESDNYRSSKTTPARKLGNPDTHLSPTFFRLPRTPLHQQKPTGVAVGKMTSKLCSPTSLDLNRRKSAAEIALAPLSLEALTEIAVSTKSISRIAARRRSRARHREHGSQLTSGHFFEEDTSELKYLQSSFTPEPHVKDTVSIESLSAESQRKEQLYYTAKRELKKDREREKSAERKARKKRSRSLEPISQKISKAKHRTPSSHNMDNVSEDQLPRAKLFQPLKIMSNLSHATPAATKVKFPISHHTEENPLQVLEISNTPPSNVQQSNAGQTRGQVLQKRVKGPIDGASNQPKNQPITSFKNLPRSK, encoded by the exons atgggctgggggcagaggaggtgcCCTGCCTTGACG GTGGCTCTTCGGATTCGTCCAATCAATGAAGCTGAGCTGGAGGAAAACGCTGCTATCATAGCCCACAGAGTGGGTGACCAG ATGGTGGTTCTGATGGACCCAAGTGAAGATCCAGACGACATCTTGCGAGCCAATCGATCCCGAGAGAAGACATTTATATTTGATATGGTTTTTGATCACAAAGCGACCCAG GAGGAGGTGTACGTGTCCACGACCAAAAACTTGGTAGAAGGAATCATTTCTGGATACAATGCAACTGTTTTTGCATATGGCCCAACAG GGGCAGGGAAAACCTACACTATGCTAGGGACAGACTGTGATCCTGGGATCTACATCCGCACCCTAAATGACCTCTTTAAAGCCATTGAGGCAACCAGTGACAACATGGATTACACCGTCTCCATGTCGTACCTAGAG atttatAACGAAGTGATCCGTGACCTCCTGAATCCATCCTCTGGATTCCTAGACCTCAGAGAGGATGCTAGGGGTAGCATCCAGATAGCAGGAATTACTGAAGTCTCTACTACGAATGCGCAGGAG ATCAAGCAGCTGTTAACAAAAGGAAACATAGAACGCACTCAGGAACCCACCGTTGCCAACAAGACATCTTCCCGCTCACATGCAGTCCTCCGGGTCACAGTGAAACAGAAGAGTCGGGTGAAGAATATTAATGAGGACGTGCACGTGGGGAGGCTTTTCATGGTTGACTTGGCAGGGTCTGAGAGAGCAGTCCAG ACTCAGAACCGAGGCAAGAGAATGAAGGAGGGAGCCCATATCAACCGCTCGCTGCTAGCTCTGGGGAACTGCATCAGTGCCTTGAGTGAGAAGGGAGGAAGTCGGGCCCAGTATGTCAATTTTCGAGACAGCAAACTCACACGCTTGTTGAAG GACTCATTAGGGGGTAACAGCAGGACAGTTATGATTGCCCACATCAGTCCTGCCAGCATCTACTTTGAAGAATCTCGAACAACCTTGATCTATGCTTATCGAGCAAAAAACATCAAGACAAGG GTAAAACGCAACCTGCTGAATGTCTCCTATCACATTGCACAGTACACCAGCATCATTTCAGATCTACGCAGGGAGATTGAGGGTCTGAAGGCAAAGATTGAAAATCAGGAAAAGGAGAAGAGTGCAATCCGCTCTGACGTCAGGGATGTACAAG TGGAGGCACATCAGGATTCGGAGGCATACAGCCGGCAAGAGATGAACAAGTTACGGGAGCAGCTGATCGGGGCTTTCAAGGAGCAAATGGAGATGCGCCGCAGCCTCATGGAGCTGGAGCACACCAACATTGAGCTACACATTGATACCTCCAGGCATTTGCTAACGATTGCCGA CTGGGAACGAGAGAAGACTCAGCATGCTCGGAAGTGTTATAACAAGCTGGTGAACGGAAAGGAAGATGAAAACATGGAGGAGGCAGACAGAGAATTAGAGGGGGCAGGTTCTCCTGAACTTCATGAAGTCACTGTAGCAAGAGAGGAGATCAACATGCTGTTGGCAGAGCTGCGAAAAACAGCAACCTTAAAG TCGGAGCTGGAGCGGCGCTTAGCCAATGCCAAGAAAAAAGCCTCCCAGATGGAGAAGCTGTTACCCAAACAAATCACCAGTGTGGACCAGCGAGAGGTGCTGAGACTTCTCTGCAAGGCTCATGAACTGGAGGTGGGGAACACGGAGTTGCAGGCGAATGCCTCGTACAAGGAGAATCTGCTGTGCCAGAAGGATTTTGTCAtccagcggcagcagcagcacgggCTGCTCTGCGAGGAAATcattcagcagcagcaaatgCTGATCAAAG gCCATGACATCCCTGTCCCAGAGACCCTGGGGACGCTGTATCAACTGCACTGCCGTGAGCTAGAGGAGGGGACCCTGACCCGCCTGCTCCTGCTTCACTCTGTGATGTCCAGCACGCTGAGG GGTGGCTCTGCTCTGAATATAGCTCAGCAGCTGGACCTAAACAAAGAAGAGGCCAGAAAAGGGCTATCTGGCAACAGGAAGGGTCTTCCTTCTGGAGCAAAGTTTGAGCTTCCGTCCATTGTCTTGGAGTCAGAGAG TGACAACTACAGATCATCTAAAACGACACCTGCTAGGAAACTGGGGAATCCAGATACCCATCTCAGCCCTACTTTCTTTCGCTTGCCAAGAACCCCACTGCACCAG CAGAAACCAACTGGCGTTGCTGTAGGAAAGATGACCTCCAAGCTATGTTCCCCCACCTCCCTGGACTTAAATAGGAGAAAGTCAGCTGCAGAGATCGCTCTTGCCCCACTCAGTCTGGAGGCCTTGACGGAGATTGCTGTTAGCACCAAAAGCATCTCCCGCATTGCAGCCAGACGGCGTTCCAGAGCCCGACACAGAGAGCATGGGAGTCAGCTTACCTCTGGGCATTTCTTTGAGGAGGATACATCGGAGCTGAAATATCTGCAGTCCAGCTTCACTCCAGAGCCTCACGTGAAAGACACCGTGAGTATCGAGAGCCTCTCAGCGGAGTCCCAGAGAAAGGAGCAGCTGTACTACACAGCCAAGAGAGAACTGAAGAAGGATCGAGAACGAGAGAAATCAGCTGAGAGGAAAGCCAGGAAGAAAAGATCTCGTTCCCTTGAACCAATCTCCCAAAAG ATCTCGAAAGCAAAGCATCGGACTCCCTCGAGCCACAATATGGACAATGTTTCTGAGGACCAGCTGCCCCGAGCTAAACTCTTCCAGCCGTTGAAGATCATGAGCAACTTATCCCATGCCACTCCTGCTGCCACCAAGGTCAAATTCCCCATCAGTCACCATACAG AAGAAAATCCATTACAGGTGCTGGAGATAAGCAACACTCCCCCAAGCAATGTTCAGCAGAGCAATGCAGGTCAGACCAGAGGCCAGGTCCTACAAAAGCGGGTCAAAG
- the LOC101951307 gene encoding kinesin-like protein KIF19 isoform X16 codes for MGWGQRRCPALTVALRIRPINEAELEENAAIIAHRVGDQMVVLMDPSEDPDDILRANRSREKTFIFDMVFDHKATQEEVYVSTTKNLVEGIISGYNATVFAYGPTGAGKTYTMLGTDCDPGIYIRTLNDLFKAIEATSDNMDYTVSMSYLEIYNEVIRDLLNPSSGFLDLREDARGSIQIAGITEVSTTNAQEIKQLLTKGNIERTQEPTVANKTSSRSHAVLRVTVKQKSRVKNINEDVHVGRLFMVDLAGSERAVQTQNRGKRMKEGAHINRSLLALGNCISALSEKGGSRAQYVNFRDSKLTRLLKDSLGGNSRTVMIAHISPASIYFEESRTTLIYAYRAKNIKTRVKRNLLNVSYHIAQYTSIISDLRREIEGLKAKIENQEKEKSAIRSDVRDVQVEAHQDSEAYSRQEMNKLREQLIGAFKEQMEMRRSLMELEHTNIELHIDTSRHLLTIADWEREKTQHARKCYNKLVNGKEDENMEEADRELEGAGSPELHEVTVAREEINMLLAELRKTATLKSELERRLANAKKKASQMEKLLPKQITSVDQREVLRLLCKAHELEVGNTELQANASYKENLLCQKDFVIQRQQQHGLLCEEIIQQQQMLIKGHDIPVPETLGTLYQLHCRELEEGTLTRLLLLHSVMSSTLRGGSALNIAQQLDLNKEEARKGLSGNRKGLPSGAKFELPSIVLESESDNYRSSKTTPARKLGNPDTHLSPTFFRLPRTPLHQKPTGVAVGKMTSKLCSPTSLDLNRRKSAAEIALAPLSLEALTEIAVSTKSISRIAARRRSRARHREHGSQLTSGHFFEEDTSELKYLQSSFTPEPHVKDTVSIESLSAESQRKEQLYYTAKRELKKDREREKSAERKARKKRSRSLEPISQKISKAKHRTPSSHNMDNVSEDQLPRAKLFQPLKIMSNLSHATPAATKVKFPISHHTEENPLQVLEISNTPPSNVQQSNAGQTRGQVLQKRVKGPIDGASNQPKNQPITSFKNLPRSK; via the exons atgggctgggggcagaggaggtgcCCTGCCTTGACG GTGGCTCTTCGGATTCGTCCAATCAATGAAGCTGAGCTGGAGGAAAACGCTGCTATCATAGCCCACAGAGTGGGTGACCAG ATGGTGGTTCTGATGGACCCAAGTGAAGATCCAGACGACATCTTGCGAGCCAATCGATCCCGAGAGAAGACATTTATATTTGATATGGTTTTTGATCACAAAGCGACCCAG GAGGAGGTGTACGTGTCCACGACCAAAAACTTGGTAGAAGGAATCATTTCTGGATACAATGCAACTGTTTTTGCATATGGCCCAACAG GGGCAGGGAAAACCTACACTATGCTAGGGACAGACTGTGATCCTGGGATCTACATCCGCACCCTAAATGACCTCTTTAAAGCCATTGAGGCAACCAGTGACAACATGGATTACACCGTCTCCATGTCGTACCTAGAG atttatAACGAAGTGATCCGTGACCTCCTGAATCCATCCTCTGGATTCCTAGACCTCAGAGAGGATGCTAGGGGTAGCATCCAGATAGCAGGAATTACTGAAGTCTCTACTACGAATGCGCAGGAG ATCAAGCAGCTGTTAACAAAAGGAAACATAGAACGCACTCAGGAACCCACCGTTGCCAACAAGACATCTTCCCGCTCACATGCAGTCCTCCGGGTCACAGTGAAACAGAAGAGTCGGGTGAAGAATATTAATGAGGACGTGCACGTGGGGAGGCTTTTCATGGTTGACTTGGCAGGGTCTGAGAGAGCAGTCCAG ACTCAGAACCGAGGCAAGAGAATGAAGGAGGGAGCCCATATCAACCGCTCGCTGCTAGCTCTGGGGAACTGCATCAGTGCCTTGAGTGAGAAGGGAGGAAGTCGGGCCCAGTATGTCAATTTTCGAGACAGCAAACTCACACGCTTGTTGAAG GACTCATTAGGGGGTAACAGCAGGACAGTTATGATTGCCCACATCAGTCCTGCCAGCATCTACTTTGAAGAATCTCGAACAACCTTGATCTATGCTTATCGAGCAAAAAACATCAAGACAAGG GTAAAACGCAACCTGCTGAATGTCTCCTATCACATTGCACAGTACACCAGCATCATTTCAGATCTACGCAGGGAGATTGAGGGTCTGAAGGCAAAGATTGAAAATCAGGAAAAGGAGAAGAGTGCAATCCGCTCTGACGTCAGGGATGTACAAG TGGAGGCACATCAGGATTCGGAGGCATACAGCCGGCAAGAGATGAACAAGTTACGGGAGCAGCTGATCGGGGCTTTCAAGGAGCAAATGGAGATGCGCCGCAGCCTCATGGAGCTGGAGCACACCAACATTGAGCTACACATTGATACCTCCAGGCATTTGCTAACGATTGCCGA CTGGGAACGAGAGAAGACTCAGCATGCTCGGAAGTGTTATAACAAGCTGGTGAACGGAAAGGAAGATGAAAACATGGAGGAGGCAGACAGAGAATTAGAGGGGGCAGGTTCTCCTGAACTTCATGAAGTCACTGTAGCAAGAGAGGAGATCAACATGCTGTTGGCAGAGCTGCGAAAAACAGCAACCTTAAAG TCGGAGCTGGAGCGGCGCTTAGCCAATGCCAAGAAAAAAGCCTCCCAGATGGAGAAGCTGTTACCCAAACAAATCACCAGTGTGGACCAGCGAGAGGTGCTGAGACTTCTCTGCAAGGCTCATGAACTGGAGGTGGGGAACACGGAGTTGCAGGCGAATGCCTCGTACAAGGAGAATCTGCTGTGCCAGAAGGATTTTGTCAtccagcggcagcagcagcacgggCTGCTCTGCGAGGAAATcattcagcagcagcaaatgCTGATCAAAG gCCATGACATCCCTGTCCCAGAGACCCTGGGGACGCTGTATCAACTGCACTGCCGTGAGCTAGAGGAGGGGACCCTGACCCGCCTGCTCCTGCTTCACTCTGTGATGTCCAGCACGCTGAGG GGTGGCTCTGCTCTGAATATAGCTCAGCAGCTGGACCTAAACAAAGAAGAGGCCAGAAAAGGGCTATCTGGCAACAGGAAGGGTCTTCCTTCTGGAGCAAAGTTTGAGCTTCCGTCCATTGTCTTGGAGTCAGAGAG TGACAACTACAGATCATCTAAAACGACACCTGCTAGGAAACTGGGGAATCCAGATACCCATCTCAGCCCTACTTTCTTTCGCTTGCCAAGAACCCCACTGCACCAG AAACCAACTGGCGTTGCTGTAGGAAAGATGACCTCCAAGCTATGTTCCCCCACCTCCCTGGACTTAAATAGGAGAAAGTCAGCTGCAGAGATCGCTCTTGCCCCACTCAGTCTGGAGGCCTTGACGGAGATTGCTGTTAGCACCAAAAGCATCTCCCGCATTGCAGCCAGACGGCGTTCCAGAGCCCGACACAGAGAGCATGGGAGTCAGCTTACCTCTGGGCATTTCTTTGAGGAGGATACATCGGAGCTGAAATATCTGCAGTCCAGCTTCACTCCAGAGCCTCACGTGAAAGACACCGTGAGTATCGAGAGCCTCTCAGCGGAGTCCCAGAGAAAGGAGCAGCTGTACTACACAGCCAAGAGAGAACTGAAGAAGGATCGAGAACGAGAGAAATCAGCTGAGAGGAAAGCCAGGAAGAAAAGATCTCGTTCCCTTGAACCAATCTCCCAAAAG ATCTCGAAAGCAAAGCATCGGACTCCCTCGAGCCACAATATGGACAATGTTTCTGAGGACCAGCTGCCCCGAGCTAAACTCTTCCAGCCGTTGAAGATCATGAGCAACTTATCCCATGCCACTCCTGCTGCCACCAAGGTCAAATTCCCCATCAGTCACCATACAG AAGAAAATCCATTACAGGTGCTGGAGATAAGCAACACTCCCCCAAGCAATGTTCAGCAGAGCAATGCAGGTCAGACCAGAGGCCAGGTCCTACAAAAGCGGGTCAAAG
- the LOC101951307 gene encoding kinesin-like protein KIF19 isoform X14 — MGWGQRRCPALTVALRIRPINEAELEENAAIIAHRVGDQMVVLMDPSEDPDDILRANRSREKTFIFDMVFDHKATQEEVYVSTTKNLVEGIISGYNATVFAYGPTGAGKTYTMLGTDCDPGIYIRTLNDLFKAIEATSDNMDYTVSMSYLEIYNEVIRDLLNPSSGFLDLREDARGSIQIAGITEVSTTNAQEIKQLLTKGNIERTQEPTVANKTSSRSHAVLRVTVKQKSRVKNINEDVHVGRLFMVDLAGSERAVQQTQNRGKRMKEGAHINRSLLALGNCISALSEKGGSRAQYVNFRDSKLTRLLKDSLGGNSRTVMIAHISPASIYFEESRTTLIYAYRAKNIKTRVKRNLLNVSYHIAQYTSIISDLRREIEGLKAKIENQEKEKSAIRSDVRDVQVEAHQDSEAYSRQEMNKLREQLIGAFKEQMEMRRSLMELEHTNIELHIDTSRHLLTIADWEREKTQHARKCYNKLVNGKEDENMEEADRELEGAGSPELHEVTVAREEINMLLAELRKTATLKSELERRLANAKKKASQMEKLLPKQITSVDQREVLRLLCKAHELEVGNTELQANASYKENLLCQKDFVIQRQQQHGLLCEEIIQQQQMLIKGHDIPVPETLGTLYQLHCRELEEGTLTRLLLLHSVMSSTLRSHQPPFFLWPQGGSALNIAQQLDLNKEEARKGLSGNRKGLPSGAKFELPSIVLESESDNYRSSKTTPARKLGNPDTHLSPTFFRLPRTPLHQQKPTGVAVGKMTSKLCSPTSLDLNRRKSAAEIALAPLSLEALTEIAVSTKSISRIAARRRSRARHREHGSQLTSGHFFEEDTSELKYLQSSFTPEPHVKDTVSIESLSAESQRKEQLYYTAKRELKKDREREKSAERKARKKRSRSLEPISQKISKAKHRTPSSHNMDNVSEDQLPRAKLFQPLKIMSNLSHATPAATKVKFPISHHTEENPLQVLEISNTPPSNVQQSNAGQTRGQVLQKRVKGPIDGASNQPKNQPITSFKNLPRSK; from the exons atgggctgggggcagaggaggtgcCCTGCCTTGACG GTGGCTCTTCGGATTCGTCCAATCAATGAAGCTGAGCTGGAGGAAAACGCTGCTATCATAGCCCACAGAGTGGGTGACCAG ATGGTGGTTCTGATGGACCCAAGTGAAGATCCAGACGACATCTTGCGAGCCAATCGATCCCGAGAGAAGACATTTATATTTGATATGGTTTTTGATCACAAAGCGACCCAG GAGGAGGTGTACGTGTCCACGACCAAAAACTTGGTAGAAGGAATCATTTCTGGATACAATGCAACTGTTTTTGCATATGGCCCAACAG GGGCAGGGAAAACCTACACTATGCTAGGGACAGACTGTGATCCTGGGATCTACATCCGCACCCTAAATGACCTCTTTAAAGCCATTGAGGCAACCAGTGACAACATGGATTACACCGTCTCCATGTCGTACCTAGAG atttatAACGAAGTGATCCGTGACCTCCTGAATCCATCCTCTGGATTCCTAGACCTCAGAGAGGATGCTAGGGGTAGCATCCAGATAGCAGGAATTACTGAAGTCTCTACTACGAATGCGCAGGAG ATCAAGCAGCTGTTAACAAAAGGAAACATAGAACGCACTCAGGAACCCACCGTTGCCAACAAGACATCTTCCCGCTCACATGCAGTCCTCCGGGTCACAGTGAAACAGAAGAGTCGGGTGAAGAATATTAATGAGGACGTGCACGTGGGGAGGCTTTTCATGGTTGACTTGGCAGGGTCTGAGAGAGCAGTCCAG CAGACTCAGAACCGAGGCAAGAGAATGAAGGAGGGAGCCCATATCAACCGCTCGCTGCTAGCTCTGGGGAACTGCATCAGTGCCTTGAGTGAGAAGGGAGGAAGTCGGGCCCAGTATGTCAATTTTCGAGACAGCAAACTCACACGCTTGTTGAAG GACTCATTAGGGGGTAACAGCAGGACAGTTATGATTGCCCACATCAGTCCTGCCAGCATCTACTTTGAAGAATCTCGAACAACCTTGATCTATGCTTATCGAGCAAAAAACATCAAGACAAGG GTAAAACGCAACCTGCTGAATGTCTCCTATCACATTGCACAGTACACCAGCATCATTTCAGATCTACGCAGGGAGATTGAGGGTCTGAAGGCAAAGATTGAAAATCAGGAAAAGGAGAAGAGTGCAATCCGCTCTGACGTCAGGGATGTACAAG TGGAGGCACATCAGGATTCGGAGGCATACAGCCGGCAAGAGATGAACAAGTTACGGGAGCAGCTGATCGGGGCTTTCAAGGAGCAAATGGAGATGCGCCGCAGCCTCATGGAGCTGGAGCACACCAACATTGAGCTACACATTGATACCTCCAGGCATTTGCTAACGATTGCCGA CTGGGAACGAGAGAAGACTCAGCATGCTCGGAAGTGTTATAACAAGCTGGTGAACGGAAAGGAAGATGAAAACATGGAGGAGGCAGACAGAGAATTAGAGGGGGCAGGTTCTCCTGAACTTCATGAAGTCACTGTAGCAAGAGAGGAGATCAACATGCTGTTGGCAGAGCTGCGAAAAACAGCAACCTTAAAG TCGGAGCTGGAGCGGCGCTTAGCCAATGCCAAGAAAAAAGCCTCCCAGATGGAGAAGCTGTTACCCAAACAAATCACCAGTGTGGACCAGCGAGAGGTGCTGAGACTTCTCTGCAAGGCTCATGAACTGGAGGTGGGGAACACGGAGTTGCAGGCGAATGCCTCGTACAAGGAGAATCTGCTGTGCCAGAAGGATTTTGTCAtccagcggcagcagcagcacgggCTGCTCTGCGAGGAAATcattcagcagcagcaaatgCTGATCAAAG gCCATGACATCCCTGTCCCAGAGACCCTGGGGACGCTGTATCAACTGCACTGCCGTGAGCTAGAGGAGGGGACCCTGACCCGCCTGCTCCTGCTTCACTCTGTGATGTCCAGCACGCTGAGG TCCCACCAACCTCCTTTTTTTCTGTGGCCCCAGGGTGGCTCTGCTCTGAATATAGCTCAGCAGCTGGACCTAAACAAAGAAGAGGCCAGAAAAGGGCTATCTGGCAACAGGAAGGGTCTTCCTTCTGGAGCAAAGTTTGAGCTTCCGTCCATTGTCTTGGAGTCAGAGAG TGACAACTACAGATCATCTAAAACGACACCTGCTAGGAAACTGGGGAATCCAGATACCCATCTCAGCCCTACTTTCTTTCGCTTGCCAAGAACCCCACTGCACCAG CAGAAACCAACTGGCGTTGCTGTAGGAAAGATGACCTCCAAGCTATGTTCCCCCACCTCCCTGGACTTAAATAGGAGAAAGTCAGCTGCAGAGATCGCTCTTGCCCCACTCAGTCTGGAGGCCTTGACGGAGATTGCTGTTAGCACCAAAAGCATCTCCCGCATTGCAGCCAGACGGCGTTCCAGAGCCCGACACAGAGAGCATGGGAGTCAGCTTACCTCTGGGCATTTCTTTGAGGAGGATACATCGGAGCTGAAATATCTGCAGTCCAGCTTCACTCCAGAGCCTCACGTGAAAGACACCGTGAGTATCGAGAGCCTCTCAGCGGAGTCCCAGAGAAAGGAGCAGCTGTACTACACAGCCAAGAGAGAACTGAAGAAGGATCGAGAACGAGAGAAATCAGCTGAGAGGAAAGCCAGGAAGAAAAGATCTCGTTCCCTTGAACCAATCTCCCAAAAG ATCTCGAAAGCAAAGCATCGGACTCCCTCGAGCCACAATATGGACAATGTTTCTGAGGACCAGCTGCCCCGAGCTAAACTCTTCCAGCCGTTGAAGATCATGAGCAACTTATCCCATGCCACTCCTGCTGCCACCAAGGTCAAATTCCCCATCAGTCACCATACAG AAGAAAATCCATTACAGGTGCTGGAGATAAGCAACACTCCCCCAAGCAATGTTCAGCAGAGCAATGCAGGTCAGACCAGAGGCCAGGTCCTACAAAAGCGGGTCAAAG